One segment of Deinococcus roseus DNA contains the following:
- a CDS encoding glycoside hydrolase family 3 protein: MNTQTLADLKHLTLKPFFLDDAALQWVQDTFSQMKTSTKLAQLLMPLVVPPSPQVLHEWLELEINNVFLMTGLPPELLRLLTTTMQQNSKIPALVAGDLEFSELGTIGGEWGTALPNLMGVAATGQVRSAEQTARLAAREGRYCGFNWSFTPVLDLNLNFQSAIVNSRAFGEDPQKVTGFGQAYIQAMQEEGMAACAKHWPGDGVDDRDQHLVTSVNSLSLDAWNSSFGNLYRSMVDLGVLTVMGGHISFPAYQQGRAGERSAAGHFLPATLSKALNVDLLREELGFNGVITSDASMMAGFTSHGERRITVPQCIENGCDLLLFPGDVKTELGYLRDAVEDGRLSMRRVDEAVLRILALKAHLGLHLSRDLPGEDQMQSLYHTEQHQGWAREIAEGSVTLVRDLQGLLPLQPQTHRRVLVIQDPERKDSLLSPLKPLEVQGLLQQAGFEVTVYDVNTRVSREDFDVLIYLLADEGAMLKDTLRIPWAALHGNRLRAMERHWHTLPTVVVSFGNPYHLFEVPECQTYVNAYSPVLPVQQAVVLALTGQVPFRGVSPVQLPE, encoded by the coding sequence ATGAACACCCAGACCCTTGCTGATTTGAAGCACCTGACCCTCAAACCGTTCTTCCTGGACGATGCCGCCCTGCAATGGGTGCAAGACACCTTCTCCCAGATGAAAACCTCCACCAAACTGGCCCAGCTCCTGATGCCACTGGTGGTGCCCCCCAGCCCGCAGGTGCTGCACGAATGGCTGGAACTGGAAATCAACAACGTGTTCCTCATGACCGGTTTGCCTCCAGAACTGTTGCGGCTGCTCACCACCACCATGCAGCAAAACAGCAAAATTCCAGCGTTGGTTGCCGGAGACCTGGAGTTCAGTGAACTCGGCACCATCGGCGGGGAGTGGGGCACAGCCCTGCCGAACCTGATGGGTGTGGCTGCCACTGGACAGGTGCGCAGTGCGGAACAGACCGCCCGCCTTGCGGCGCGAGAAGGACGGTACTGTGGATTCAACTGGTCGTTCACCCCGGTGCTGGACCTCAACTTGAATTTTCAGAGTGCCATCGTCAATTCCCGCGCCTTCGGGGAGGACCCACAGAAGGTCACCGGGTTCGGTCAGGCGTACATCCAGGCCATGCAAGAAGAAGGCATGGCGGCCTGCGCCAAACACTGGCCAGGAGATGGGGTGGACGACCGGGACCAGCACCTCGTCACCTCGGTGAACAGCCTGAGCCTTGATGCCTGGAACAGCAGTTTCGGGAACCTGTACCGCAGCATGGTGGACCTCGGGGTGCTCACGGTGATGGGTGGGCACATCTCCTTTCCGGCTTACCAGCAGGGGAGGGCAGGGGAAAGGAGCGCCGCCGGGCACTTCCTGCCCGCCACCCTCTCAAAAGCACTGAATGTGGATTTGCTGCGGGAAGAACTGGGCTTCAATGGGGTGATCACTTCGGACGCTTCGATGATGGCGGGCTTCACCTCCCACGGTGAACGGCGCATCACCGTGCCACAGTGCATTGAAAACGGCTGCGATTTGTTGCTCTTCCCGGGGGACGTGAAAACCGAACTGGGGTACTTGCGTGACGCCGTGGAAGACGGCAGGCTCAGCATGCGGCGGGTGGATGAGGCGGTCTTGCGCATCCTGGCCCTCAAAGCCCACCTGGGGTTGCACCTGTCACGGGACCTTCCCGGAGAGGACCAGATGCAATCCCTGTACCACACCGAACAGCACCAGGGATGGGCCAGGGAGATCGCTGAAGGTTCCGTGACCCTGGTGCGGGATCTGCAGGGCCTGCTGCCCCTCCAACCCCAAACCCACCGGCGGGTGCTGGTCATCCAGGACCCAGAACGCAAAGACTCCCTGCTTTCTCCCCTCAAGCCCCTGGAGGTGCAAGGACTGCTGCAACAGGCAGGCTTTGAGGTGACCGTGTACGACGTGAACACCCGCGTCTCACGCGAAGACTTCGATGTGCTCATTTACCTGCTGGCCGACGAAGGGGCGATGCTCAAAGACACCCTGCGCATCCCCTGGGCGGCCCTGCACGGCAACCGCCTGCGGGCCATGGAACGCCACTGGCACACCCTGCCCACGGTGGTGGTGTCGTTTGGGAACCCGTACCACCTCTTTGAAGTTCCGGAATGCCAGACGTACGTGAACGCCTACAGCCCGGTGCTGCCTGTCCAGCAAGCGGTGGTCCTGGCCCTGACCGGGCAAGTGCCCTTCCGGGGGGTCAGCCCAGTGCAACTGCCCGAATGA